A section of the Malus sylvestris chromosome 17, drMalSylv7.2, whole genome shotgun sequence genome encodes:
- the LOC126609701 gene encoding disease resistance protein RPV1-like isoform X2, giving the protein MAAAASSSSSGSPWKYDVFLNFRGDDTRRCFVSHLYKALNQKTINTFIDAEGLRKGNDLSQLLTAIQDSRVSIVVFSQNYASSTWCLKELVQILDCMDRKDQIVVPVFYDVDPSHVRKAESSFAEAFAKHEGHSSADMEEVRSWRSALTRATNLSGWDSKNYEDDAKLIEEIVKDIFQKWIRTSSSKDDDLVEMDSRMYEMDLLLQLSPEMDDVRVVGIWGMGGIGKTTTARAVYEKIACQFEACCFLDNVKEEFSACGAVHMQEKFLSRILNEKVQSLGTLDRGYRMILKKLQMKKVLIVLDDVDDLFQIETLFGKQLSFGGGSRIIITTRDKLVLSRADAIYSPKVLSGGGALELFSQYAFRTKQPKRDYDHLSSRAVRYAQGLPLALKVLGAFLCDKSVQEWAELLEKLKKIPERKIHDVLRTSFDGLDDSVKDIFLDIACFFKGADKDYATKILDGCGFYPHTGIRVLIDRALITVSSETLEMHDLLEEMGREIVRQESIKEPGKRSRLWNYEDVNRVLTQNTATKVVESIILDPSFLDPKVVYLSSEAFVKMTKLRLLKIQCVSGDSCENLKFLSGELRSLTWKHFPLKSLPSNFIAKNLVELDMQNSLIEHLWEGAKALENLKIINLSGSPHLKKTPDFTEAKNLEKVVFRSCTSLFEVHPSISSLENLVLLDLEYCRNLKIFPSRIGMKSLRTLKLSWCVNLDKFPEVSDVMQDLSELYLVETKIKELPSSISNLTGLVSLNLEGCRKLESLPSSISHMKSLLYLDVSGCSKLEKFPEISEVMKKLSKLYLGGTAIKELPASILNLTSLVTLKLHNCRELKSLPSSISYMKSLEALDVSGCSTLEKFPEILESMEKLKALYLDGIAIKELPLSIKNLTALVMLKLNDCREFKILPSSICGLKSLRYVSLSGCTKFEVFPSIEENMQGLRELHLDGTSIKELSPSIEHLQGLVLLNLRNCKNLVHLPDNICNLGRLRGLNLCGCLNLSKWPANLEDIESLWDAGVEMVEDRKSILFF; this is encoded by the exons ATGGCTGCTGCTGcatcctcttcttcctctggcTCTCCTTGGAAATACGACGTGTTCCTCAATTTCAGAGGGGACGACACTCGCAGGTGCTTCGTCAGCCACCTCTACAAGGCCCTGAATcagaaaacaatcaacaccttcatTGATGCTGAAGGGCTCCGAAAGGGCAACGACCTTTCGCAGCTACTGACGGCGATCCAAGATTCGCGCGTTTCAATCGTGGTTTTTTCTCAAAACTATGCTTCTTCCACATGGTGCTTGAAGGAGCTCGTCCAAATATTGGATTGTATGGATCGAAAGGACCAGATAGTGGTGCCCGTTTTTTACGATGTGGATCCTTCTCATGTCCGCAAAGCAGAGAGCAGCTTTGCGGAAGCTTTTGCCAAGCATGAAGGCCATTCTAGCGCCGACATGGAAGAGGTGCGGAGCTGGAGGTCCGCTCTTACTCGAGCCACCAATTTATCCGGCTGGGATTCGAAAAATTACGA GGATGATGCCAAGCTCATTGAGGAAATTGTAAAAGATATTTTTCAGAAATGGATCCGCACCTCATCAAGTAAAGACGATGACTTGGTTGAAATGGATTCCCGCATGTATGAAATGGACTTGCTATTACAACTCTCTCCTGAAATGGACGACGTTCGTGTTGTTGGAATATGGGGTATGGGTGGTATAGGCAAAACAACCACAGCTAGAGCTGTTTATGAGAAAATTGCTTGTCAATTTGAAGCTTGTTGCTTTCTTGACAATGTCAAGGAAGAGTTCTCCGCTTGTGGTGCCGTACATATGCAGGAAAAATTTCTCTCTAGAATCTTGAATGAAAAGGTGCAGAGTTTAGGCACATTGGATCGAGGTTACagaatgattttgaaaaagcTACAGATGAAAAAGGTTTTGATTGTTCTTGATGATGTTGACGACTTATTTCAAATTGAAACCTTATTTGGAAAGCAACTTTCATTTGGTGGTGGGAGTAGAATCATTATCACCACTAGAGATAAGCTAGTACTAAGTCGAGCTGATGCGATCTACAGCCCCAAGGTTCTAAGTGGTGGTGGAGCTTTGGAACTCTTTAGCCAGTATGCCTTCAGAACAAAGCAACCCAAAAGAGACTATGATCATCTCTCAAGCCGTGCTGTACGATATGCTCAAGGTCTCCCTTTAGCACTTAAAGTCTTGGGGGCTTTTCTTTGTGACAAATCTGTACAGGAGTGGGCAGAGTTGCTAgagaaattaaagaaaattccGGAAAGGAAAATTCATGATGTGCTAAGAACAAGCTTCGATGGACTAGATGATTCTGTGAAGGACATATTTCTGGATATTGCATGTTTTTTTAAAGGAGCGGACAAAGACTACGCAACAAAGATTCTGGACGGTTGTGGCTTTTATCCCCATACTGGGATAAGAGTTCTAATTGATCGGGCTCTTATAACTGTCTCATCGGAAACACTGGAGATGCATGATTTACTAGAGGAAATGGGTCGGGAAATCGTCCGCCAAGAATCTATTAAAGAGCCTGGGAAACGCAGTAGGTTGTGGAATTATGAAGATGTTAATCGTGTGCTTACTCAAAATACG GCTACGAAAGTTGTTGAAAGCATAATCCTTGACCCTTCATTCTTAGACCCAAAAGTGGTATACTTAAGTTCCGAAGCTTTTGTTAAAATGACGAAATTAAGATTGCTCAAAATCCAATGCGTCAGTGGAGATTCATGTGAGAATTTAAAGTTTCTTTCGGGTGAGTTAAGAAGTCTCACATGGAAGCATTTCCCCTTAAAGTCTTTACCGTCCAATTTCATTGCGAAGAATCTTGTTGAGCTTGACATGCAAAATAGTCTCATTGAACATCTCTGGGAAGGAGCCAAG GCTctggaaaatttgaaaattatcaACTTATCAGGATCTCCTCACCTGAAGAAAACTCCTGACTTCACGGAGGCAAAAAATCTTGAGAAAGTAGTTTTTCGAAGTTGTACAAGTTTATTTGAGGTTCACCCATCCATTTCATCTCTCGAAAACCTGGttcttttggatttggaatatTGCAGAAATCTTAAGATTTTTCCAAGCAGGATTGGTATGAAGTCTCTTAGAACCCTTAAACTTTCATGGTGTGTAAACCTCGATAAGTTTCCCGAAGTTTCAGATGTTATGCAGGATCTATCAGAGCTTTATCTCgttgaaactaaaattaaagaaCTGCCCTCATCAATTAGTAATCTTACGGGGCTTGTTTCCTTGAATCTAGAAGGTTGTAGAAAACTTGAGAGTCTTCCAAGCAGCATTTCTCACATGAAATCTCTTCTATACCTTGATGTTTCTGGATGTTCAAAGCTTGAGAAGTTTCCAGAAATTTCAGAGGTTATGAAGAAGCTATCTAAGCTCTATTTGGGTGGCACTGCAATTAAGGAGCTACCTGCTTCCATTTTAAATCTCACCAGTCTTGTTACTTTGAAGCTGCATAATTGCAGAGAACTTAAGAGTCTTCCAAGCAGCATTTCTTACATGAAATCTCTTGAAGCCCTTGATGTTTCTGGATGCTCAACTCTTGAGAAGTTTCCAGAAATTTTAGAGAGTATGGAGAAGCTAAAAGCGCTTTATTTAGATGGGATTGCAATTAAAGAACTGCCGTTGTCAATTAAAAATCTTACGGCACTTGTTATGTTGAAGCTAAATGATTGCAGAGAATTCAAGATTCTGCCAAGCAGCATCTGTGGACTCAAGTCCCTTAGATATGTTTCTCTTTCTGGTTGCACAAAGTTTGAGGTCTTTCCAAGCATTGAAGAAAATATGCAAGGATTAAGAGAGCTTCACTTGGATGGAACATCTATCAAAGAACTTTCCCCGTCAATTGAACATCTTCAGGGGCTGGTGTTATTAAATCTGAGAAACTGCAAAAACCTTGTTCATCTTCCAGACAATATTTGTAATTTGGGACGCCTCAGAGGTCTCAATCTCTGCGGGTGCTTAAACCTTTCTAAGTGGCCTGCGAACTTGGAGGATATAGAATCCTTATGGGACGCTGGAGTAGAAATGGTTGAGGACAGGAAATCTATTCTATTCTTTTAA